One stretch of Euphorbia lathyris chromosome 7, ddEupLath1.1, whole genome shotgun sequence DNA includes these proteins:
- the LOC136235046 gene encoding calcium uniporter protein 4, mitochondrial-like: protein MAVSLQHSPISSPASLQPTVPPNAAKSNFQKEYLNSLESSERGFFRRFLHRRSINQLDGPVPKFLSMPVGEKLKERLKSITVDGIRFDGLALLPPAKESEDIDLNCFRISVEEARKILRLSHMEKLKLRLRQIPESSIQYHELVQICVEEFGNEIEGVEFAKTLDKCGNVMILGSIVFLRPEQVAKSIQNIISQSIVYPDDSKREQLKEMELKKAMIDQKARAQVRAELYCGLGFLMVQTLGFMRLTFWKLSWDVMEPICYFVTSFHFGLGYMFFLRTSIEPSFEGYFQRRFKTKQK, encoded by the exons ATGGCGGTGTCTCTTCAACATTCTCCAATCTCTTCCCCTGCCTCATTACAACCCACAGTACCCCCAAATGCAGCCAAATCAAACTTCCAAAAAGAGTACCTCAACTCGCTGGAATCCTCAGAGAGAGGATTTTTCCGTCGTTTCCTTCACCGGAGATCAATTAACCAGCT GGACGGGCCTGTGCCTAAGTTCCTTTCCATGCCCGTCGGGGAGAAGCTGAAGGAGAGACTCAAAAGCATCACTGTAGATGGAATCCGCTTCGATGGACTAGCTTTGTTGCCTCCGGCGAAGGAATCGGAGGATATAGATCTAAATTGTTTCAGAATATCGGTTGAAGAAGCCAGGAAAATCTTGAGGCTGTCACATATGGAGAAGCTGAAATTGAGGCTTAGGCAGATTCCGGAGAGCTCAATTCAATATCATGAGTTGGTTCAGATCTGTGTTGAGGAGTTTGGAAATGAAATCGAAGGTGTTGAGTTTGCTAAGACGTTGGATAAGTGTGGAAATGTGATGATTCTTGGGAGTATTGTGTTCCTACGCCCGGAGCAG GTGGCTAAATCAATTCAGAACATAATTTCTCAGTCAATAGTATATCCTGATGACTCAAAAAGGGAGCAGTTGAAAGAAATGGAGCTGAAAAAGGCCATGATAGACCAAAAGGCTAGAGCCCAGGTTCGAGCAGAGCTATATTGTGGACTTGGGTTCTTAATGGTTCAAACACTTGGGTTCATGAGGCTAACATTTTGGAAACTGAGCTGGGATGTTATGGAACccatttgttattttgtaaccTCTTTTCACTTTGGTCTTGGATATATGTTCTTCCTGAGAACATCCATTGAGCCTTCGTTTGAGGGCTATTTCCAGCGCAGATTCAAGACTAAGCAGAAGTAA